From one Dyella sp. 2HG41-7 genomic stretch:
- a CDS encoding helix-turn-helix transcriptional regulator, producing the protein MPSPIGRLLREWRAARRMSQLDLALEAEVSARHLSCIETGKSKASKDVIGRLADALGMPLRERNVLIRAGGFATEFSETPLITPTLDRMRDAIALILRHQEPYPAFVVSRHWEVLHANDAAMRINHFLMQGRPLRHTNLLHQVFDPEDFRPVIVNWQEVAGRFIRHLHDVVTSVPTDDHSRRLLEELLVYPDVPSHWRSMDASEGITPVLNLVFRSSVGELRFFETMTTFIDPRDVTLEELRIECCFPADEKTAAFCQHLRETSQAAA; encoded by the coding sequence ATGCCTTCCCCCATCGGCCGGCTGCTGCGCGAGTGGCGGGCAGCGCGGCGCATGAGTCAGCTGGATCTGGCGTTGGAAGCGGAGGTGTCCGCGCGACATTTGAGCTGCATCGAAACCGGCAAATCGAAGGCGAGCAAGGACGTGATCGGGCGACTCGCCGACGCACTGGGTATGCCGCTGCGCGAACGCAACGTGCTGATCCGCGCCGGTGGATTCGCCACCGAATTCTCCGAAACCCCGCTAATCACACCCACGCTCGACCGGATGCGCGACGCCATCGCGCTGATCCTTCGCCATCAAGAACCGTATCCCGCCTTTGTCGTCAGCCGCCATTGGGAAGTGCTGCACGCCAACGACGCGGCAATGCGCATCAACCATTTTCTGATGCAAGGCCGACCGTTGCGGCATACCAACTTGCTGCATCAAGTATTCGATCCCGAAGACTTCCGCCCCGTGATCGTCAACTGGCAGGAAGTGGCGGGACGCTTTATCCGTCATCTGCACGATGTGGTGACCAGCGTGCCCACCGACGACCACTCGCGCCGTTTGTTGGAAGAATTGCTCGTCTATCCCGACGTGCCATCGCATTGGCGTTCCATGGACGCAAGCGAGGGCATAACGCCCGTGCTCAATCTCGTGTTCCGCAGCTCGGTCGGCGAATTGCGCTTCTTCGAAACGATGACCACCTTTATCGATCCGCGCGATGTGACGTTGGAAGAGTTGCGCATCGAATGCTGCTTCCCCGCCGACGAAAAAACCGCCGCCTTCTGCCAACACCTGCGCGAGACATCGCAAGCCGCCGCCTAA
- a CDS encoding serine hydrolase encodes MKVVRVLLSSLVVVVVAGCVFVWCNREALHVAASSVSQSVCAAAFVSRVDPDMVFAQEQRPLMGGIAWAVRYSVDRSHGEVLTSVLDTFHARSQYRQGLGCVLELGDDPLPETTSLGEQNVPDGFGSQVIAPTDPAIDAALARAFAEPDPKHLRQTKAIVVMHDGKLIAERYAPGYGPETPIWAHSVTKSVTQALIGILVRQGKLQANQPAPIADWSSSSDTHHPVTVDQLLRMDSGLPFDETNGPVSLATHMWFAESDTAAYATHMPLDHAPGTHWAYGNLSYAVLSKLIGDASGNTAVGAESFVRNELFAPLGMHHSVIETDASGTLLGSGFMYASARDLARFGQLYLDDGVVDGKRILPEGWADYAHSQTLDTGYGAGFWTNLVNTGSVPVWDAPWGIPQLPKDMYYARGAFGQYVIIVPSEHLVVVRMGLSVQGGGTGIGDVTAAIIAALHREASSAVAIR; translated from the coding sequence GTGAAAGTCGTCCGAGTCCTGTTGTCGAGCCTGGTGGTGGTGGTGGTCGCCGGCTGCGTGTTTGTGTGGTGCAATCGAGAGGCGCTGCATGTGGCGGCGAGTTCGGTCAGCCAGTCGGTGTGCGCGGCGGCGTTTGTGTCGCGGGTGGACCCGGACATGGTGTTTGCGCAGGAGCAGCGGCCGTTGATGGGCGGTATCGCCTGGGCGGTGCGCTATTCGGTGGATCGTTCGCACGGCGAGGTGCTGACGAGCGTGCTGGACACCTTTCACGCGCGGTCGCAGTACCGACAGGGACTGGGTTGCGTGCTTGAGCTTGGTGATGATCCGCTGCCGGAGACGACATCGCTCGGCGAGCAAAACGTGCCGGATGGCTTCGGTTCGCAGGTGATCGCGCCGACCGATCCGGCGATCGATGCGGCGCTGGCGCGGGCGTTCGCCGAGCCGGACCCGAAGCATCTCCGCCAGACGAAGGCGATTGTGGTGATGCACGACGGGAAGTTGATCGCGGAGCGTTACGCTCCGGGTTACGGACCGGAAACCCCGATCTGGGCGCATTCGGTGACCAAGTCGGTGACGCAGGCGTTGATCGGCATTCTGGTTCGTCAAGGCAAGTTGCAGGCGAATCAGCCGGCGCCGATTGCGGATTGGTCATCGTCCAGCGATACGCATCACCCGGTAACGGTGGATCAATTGCTGCGCATGGATAGCGGACTGCCGTTTGACGAAACCAACGGGCCGGTGAGCCTCGCCACGCATATGTGGTTTGCCGAATCGGATACGGCGGCTTACGCCACGCATATGCCGCTCGATCATGCGCCGGGCACGCACTGGGCGTACGGCAATCTCAGCTATGCGGTGCTGTCGAAATTGATCGGCGACGCGAGCGGCAACACGGCGGTTGGCGCGGAGTCGTTTGTGCGCAACGAGTTGTTTGCGCCGCTCGGCATGCATCATTCGGTAATCGAAACCGACGCCAGCGGCACGCTGCTCGGTTCCGGTTTTATGTATGCATCGGCGCGCGATCTGGCGCGCTTCGGTCAGCTGTATCTGGATGATGGCGTGGTCGACGGCAAACGCATCCTGCCTGAGGGTTGGGCGGATTACGCGCACTCGCAAACGCTGGACACCGGTTATGGCGCGGGCTTTTGGACCAATCTGGTGAATACCGGCAGCGTGCCGGTGTGGGATGCGCCGTGGGGCATACCGCAGTTGCCGAAAGACATGTATTACGCGCGCGGCGCGTTCGGCCAGTACGTGATCATCGTGCCGTCCGAGCATTTGGTGGTCGTGCGGATGGGCTTGAGCGTGCAAGGCGGCGGCACCGGTATCGGCGATGTGACGGCGGCAATCATCGCCGCGCTGCATCGCGAAGCGTCGAGCGCGGTTGCGATCAGGTAA